A genomic stretch from Sporichthyaceae bacterium includes:
- a CDS encoding glycosyltransferase family 87 protein has translation MATRTVLLLFTVRERHFILPSVTNDVKYIYTQWYYVLSHGRFPHHDVMWQYPPAAALVILAPALLPFSYAVSFYWISFFFDVLAFAVLVGACRPRRTVGRAIGWRALVEWRSQPWAAWVWTVGVALGGPIAYGRYDLITTAIAVCGLVLVAGRLPEGPRPLLRRVGAGTLISIGALLKVWPALLLLPIGPVRRARAVWASAAVTAAAVLLAFWWTMPDALSFVSAQGGRGIEIESLGALPFHIAIHHGWSGRVALNYGSMEYLGPHVHLVTQLSLAASVLALGWLVLWRVSVGTWRASTVADASLVAVLLFVVTSRVISPQYMVWLVGLAAVCALHGSLMRLPICLILAATALSCLEFPYWFDELMASQRNAVLLVTVRNVLLVAAAILGATRLWRSTR, from the coding sequence GTGGCCACCCGGACTGTCTTGTTGTTGTTCACGGTGCGCGAGCGGCACTTCATCCTGCCCTCGGTGACCAACGACGTGAAGTACATCTACACGCAGTGGTACTACGTGCTCTCCCACGGGCGCTTTCCGCATCACGACGTGATGTGGCAATACCCGCCCGCGGCGGCGCTGGTGATCCTGGCGCCCGCGCTGCTGCCGTTCAGCTACGCGGTGTCCTTCTACTGGATTTCCTTCTTCTTCGATGTGCTCGCGTTCGCGGTATTGGTCGGGGCCTGCCGGCCGCGGCGCACGGTCGGGCGCGCCATCGGGTGGCGCGCGCTGGTGGAGTGGCGCAGCCAGCCGTGGGCGGCCTGGGTGTGGACGGTGGGGGTGGCCCTGGGCGGTCCCATCGCCTACGGCCGGTACGACCTGATCACCACCGCCATCGCGGTGTGCGGTCTGGTCCTGGTCGCGGGTCGGCTGCCCGAGGGTCCGCGGCCGTTGCTGCGCCGCGTGGGTGCCGGGACGCTGATCTCGATCGGCGCGCTGCTGAAGGTGTGGCCGGCATTGCTGCTGCTGCCGATCGGCCCGGTGCGTCGGGCGCGGGCGGTGTGGGCGAGCGCGGCGGTCACCGCCGCCGCCGTGCTGCTTGCGTTCTGGTGGACCATGCCTGACGCACTGTCGTTCGTCTCCGCGCAGGGCGGTCGGGGCATCGAGATCGAATCGCTGGGCGCCCTGCCGTTCCACATCGCGATCCATCACGGCTGGTCCGGGCGGGTCGCGCTGAATTACGGCTCGATGGAGTACCTCGGCCCGCATGTGCACCTGGTCACCCAACTGAGCCTGGCGGCCAGCGTGTTGGCCCTGGGCTGGCTGGTGCTGTGGCGGGTCAGCGTGGGCACCTGGCGGGCCTCGACGGTGGCCGACGCGAGTCTGGTCGCGGTGTTGCTGTTCGTGGTCACCAGCCGGGTGATCAGCCCGCAGTACATGGTGTGGCTGGTCGGTCTGGCCGCGGTGTGCGCGCTGCACGGCTCGCTGATGCGGCTACCGATCTGTTTGATCCTCGCCGCCACCGCGCTGAGCTGTCTGGAGTTCCCGTACTGGTTCGACGAGTTGATGGCCTCGCAGCGCAACGCCGTACTGCTGGTGACCGTGCGCAACGTGTTGCTGGTGGCCGCGGCGATCCTCGGCGCCACCCGACTGTGGCGCAGTACCCG
- a CDS encoding GerMN domain-containing protein: MRGRIVRVLLLALVLAGCGLGRGNVVDIDPMSLPQRLVGSSTPSPTNTAEPARATGDVYFSSDEVLVQAMRTLNAAPGQPALQELLDDLSAGPDGRDRERGYSSALPPATRLRVTSLQGDVAIVDLAVDQPPPDQTTAIAQIVLTTTSLPGVRRVRLTFNGKPINAPLANGAQTNRLLTRGDYEAMLIARP; this comes from the coding sequence ATGCGAGGTCGGATCGTCCGGGTGCTACTGCTCGCCCTGGTGCTCGCCGGCTGCGGGCTGGGCCGCGGCAACGTGGTCGACATCGACCCGATGAGCTTGCCGCAGCGACTGGTGGGCAGCTCGACGCCGTCCCCGACGAACACCGCGGAACCGGCGCGGGCCACCGGCGACGTGTACTTCAGCAGCGACGAGGTGTTGGTGCAGGCCATGCGCACCCTGAACGCAGCACCCGGTCAACCCGCGCTGCAGGAGCTGCTCGATGACCTTTCCGCGGGTCCCGACGGCCGGGACCGCGAGCGCGGCTACAGCAGCGCGCTGCCACCGGCCACCCGGTTGCGGGTGACCTCCCTGCAGGGCGACGTGGCGATCGTGGACCTTGCCGTGGACCAGCCGCCCCCCGACCAGACCACCGCGATCGCCCAGATTGTGCTCACCACCACCTCGCTGCCCGGCGTGCGCCGGGTGCGGCTGACGTTCAACGGCAAGCCGATCAACGCCCCACTGGCCAACGGTGCGCAAACCAACCGATTGCTCACCCGCGGGGACTACGAGGCCATGCTCATCGCGCGACCGTGA
- a CDS encoding SSI family serine proteinase inhibitor, translating into MRSIFIRPLAAGIGLAAALSVVPAAAASASTTHHHRYPATRLVLSVSSSAGKHTATLKCDPARGSHPHAADACHALALAHGKISKLHPREQFVACPMIYQPVTARATGVYRGHVVTYKRTFANECQLLQTTGSVFNLKR; encoded by the coding sequence ATGCGTTCGATTTTCATCCGTCCGCTGGCCGCCGGTATCGGCCTGGCCGCGGCGCTGAGTGTGGTGCCCGCCGCGGCCGCCTCGGCATCCACCACGCACCATCACCGGTACCCGGCGACGCGCCTGGTGCTCAGTGTTTCCTCCAGCGCCGGCAAACACACCGCCACGCTCAAATGCGATCCGGCCCGCGGGTCGCACCCGCATGCCGCCGACGCCTGCCACGCACTGGCCCTGGCGCACGGCAAGATCTCCAAGCTGCACCCGCGGGAGCAGTTCGTCGCCTGCCCGATGATCTACCAGCCGGTGACCGCCCGGGCGACCGGCGTCTACCGCGGGCACGTAGTCACCTACAAGCGCACCTTCGCCAACGAGTGCCAGCTGTTGCAGACCACCGGGTCGGTGTTCAACCTGAAGCGCTGA
- a CDS encoding alanine racemase, whose amino-acid sequence MLRLEIDRARFDAGLKKVAGEFPGLVPVAKGNGYGLGIPRLAVEAAALGADTIAVGTAAEVSSVGAVPFERVVVLTPHLPGDAPPNGQHVVHTVAGAAGIRELTGRAVVVECRTSLRRHGVDAGELAAVADALTGCRPEGFALHLPMNRPSGVNPVAEVDKWLGRLAGAGLPTDTVWVSHLSAAEINDLTQRHPGTRFRPRIGTRLWLGDRGALRARARVLDVEQLCRGERFGYRQRRARAAGHLLVVAGGTAHGIGLAAPRALAGVVSRAKLAAEAGLAEVNMALSPFSWAGRQRWFAEPPHMQVSLLWLPAGVSPPAVGEYLDVDTRMTTTTFDAVVDVSGRLSE is encoded by the coding sequence ATGCTGCGCCTGGAGATCGACCGGGCCCGGTTCGACGCCGGCCTGAAGAAGGTGGCCGGGGAGTTCCCCGGCCTGGTGCCGGTGGCCAAGGGCAACGGATACGGGCTCGGCATCCCGCGGTTGGCCGTCGAGGCCGCTGCGTTGGGCGCGGACACCATCGCGGTCGGCACCGCGGCCGAAGTGAGCTCGGTGGGTGCGGTGCCCTTCGAGCGGGTCGTCGTGCTCACCCCGCACCTGCCCGGCGACGCCCCGCCGAACGGGCAGCACGTGGTGCACACGGTGGCCGGCGCCGCCGGGATACGCGAACTCACCGGCCGGGCCGTGGTCGTCGAGTGCCGCACCTCGCTGCGTCGGCACGGCGTCGACGCGGGTGAACTCGCGGCGGTTGCCGACGCGCTGACCGGTTGCCGGCCGGAGGGATTTGCGCTGCACCTGCCGATGAACCGGCCGTCCGGGGTGAACCCGGTGGCCGAGGTCGACAAGTGGCTGGGTCGGTTGGCCGGGGCCGGGTTGCCCACCGACACCGTCTGGGTGAGCCACCTGTCCGCCGCGGAGATCAACGATCTGACGCAGCGTCATCCAGGTACTCGGTTCCGGCCGCGCATCGGCACCCGGTTGTGGCTGGGCGATCGGGGCGCGTTGCGCGCCCGCGCCCGGGTGTTGGACGTCGAGCAGCTCTGCCGGGGCGAGCGATTCGGCTACCGACAACGCCGGGCCCGCGCGGCCGGACATCTGTTGGTGGTGGCCGGCGGCACCGCACACGGCATCGGGTTGGCCGCCCCGCGGGCACTGGCGGGCGTGGTGTCCCGGGCCAAGTTGGCCGCCGAGGCCGGGTTGGCCGAGGTGAACATGGCGCTCAGTCCGTTCAGCTGGGCCGGGCGGCAGCGCTGGTTCGCCGAGCCCCCGCACATGCAGGTCTCACTGCTGTGGCTGCCGGCCGGTGTGTCGCCGCCCGCCGTCGGGGAGTACCTGGACGTGGACACCCGGATGACCACCACGACGTTCGACGCCGTGGTGGATGTCTCGGGGAGACTGAGCGAGTGA
- a CDS encoding KUP/HAK/KT family potassium transporter, with the protein MAASTDLVRAGVVVGALGVVFGDIGTSPIYTLQTVFNPGDPHPVAVSSTAVFGVVSLIVWSVVLIVTVTYVSLAMRVDNHGEGGIMALITLLRRWGSSGRRTGRRTALVLAGLGVLGAALFLGDSMITPAISVLSAVEGIKVIRPGFAHAVVPVTAVIILLLFLAQRFGTAAVGRIFGPVMIVWFSTIGALGLWGIHHHPAILKALSPTYAVQYVTGHFEVAFFALAAVVLSVTGAEALYADMGHFGRKPISIAWLFFVFPACALSYLGQGALILQDPAHISAPFFLLAPHALRIPLVILATAATVIAAQAVITGAFSVAAQAAQLGYLPRLRIVHTSRSTYGQIYVPWMNWLLAVSVLALVFGFRSSAALAYAYGIAVTGTITITTILFFYIAARTWRGPRWLIPVAATGLLSVDLLFFAANATKFVHGGWLPLVIAITAFTVMVTWQRGRQLVTRRRLELEGPLQAFVEDMRAMRGLTTVVPGTAIFLNRGRETAPLALRTNVTHNHVRHRRVVIASVEIDIIPRVPEDDRLVVDHLGDPRDGITHVAIRFGYLETPDVPRALAPLTTEQTEGGIDLSDATYFLSKIELQTGRTPGLAMWRKRLFIATSHITADAAEHFGLPRNQTVLLGEHVEV; encoded by the coding sequence GTGGCGGCCTCCACCGACCTGGTGCGCGCGGGCGTGGTGGTGGGCGCGCTGGGGGTCGTGTTCGGTGACATCGGGACCAGCCCGATCTACACCCTGCAGACCGTCTTCAATCCGGGAGACCCGCACCCGGTTGCGGTGTCGTCCACCGCGGTCTTCGGCGTGGTGTCGCTGATCGTCTGGTCGGTGGTGTTGATCGTGACGGTCACCTACGTCTCGCTGGCCATGCGCGTGGACAACCACGGCGAGGGCGGGATCATGGCACTGATCACGCTGCTGCGCCGGTGGGGATCGTCCGGGCGCCGCACCGGTCGTCGCACCGCGCTGGTGCTGGCCGGCCTCGGGGTCCTGGGCGCCGCGCTGTTCCTGGGCGACAGCATGATCACCCCCGCGATCTCGGTGCTGTCCGCGGTCGAAGGCATCAAGGTGATCCGGCCGGGGTTCGCACACGCGGTCGTCCCGGTCACCGCGGTGATTATTTTGCTGCTGTTTCTGGCCCAACGCTTCGGCACCGCGGCGGTCGGACGCATCTTCGGGCCGGTGATGATCGTCTGGTTCAGCACCATCGGTGCCCTGGGGCTCTGGGGTATCCACCACCACCCGGCGATCCTCAAGGCGCTGTCGCCGACCTACGCAGTGCAATACGTGACCGGTCACTTCGAGGTCGCGTTCTTCGCGCTGGCCGCGGTCGTGTTGTCGGTCACCGGCGCCGAGGCGCTGTACGCGGACATGGGCCATTTCGGTCGGAAGCCGATCAGCATCGCCTGGCTGTTCTTCGTGTTTCCGGCCTGTGCGCTGAGCTATCTGGGCCAGGGGGCGCTGATCCTGCAGGACCCGGCACACATCAGCGCACCGTTCTTTTTGCTGGCGCCGCACGCCCTGCGCATACCCCTGGTCATCCTGGCCACCGCCGCCACAGTGATCGCTGCCCAGGCGGTGATCACCGGCGCCTTCTCCGTGGCGGCGCAGGCCGCACAGTTGGGCTACCTACCGCGGCTGCGCATTGTGCACACGTCCCGCTCGACGTATGGGCAGATCTACGTGCCGTGGATGAACTGGCTGCTCGCCGTGTCTGTACTCGCCTTGGTGTTCGGGTTCCGCAGCTCTGCGGCGTTGGCCTACGCCTACGGCATCGCGGTGACCGGCACGATCACGATCACCACGATCCTGTTCTTCTACATCGCGGCGCGCACCTGGCGCGGGCCGCGATGGCTGATTCCGGTGGCCGCCACCGGCCTGCTGTCGGTTGACCTTTTGTTCTTCGCCGCGAATGCCACCAAGTTCGTGCATGGCGGGTGGCTGCCCCTGGTTATCGCCATCACCGCGTTCACCGTGATGGTCACTTGGCAGCGTGGACGTCAGCTGGTCACCCGCCGCCGGCTGGAATTGGAGGGGCCGCTGCAGGCCTTCGTCGAGGACATGCGGGCCATGCGCGGGTTGACCACCGTCGTGCCCGGCACCGCGATCTTCTTGAACCGGGGCCGGGAGACCGCGCCGCTCGCCCTACGCACGAATGTGACGCACAATCATGTGCGCCACCGGCGCGTGGTGATCGCCTCGGTCGAAATCGACATCATCCCCCGGGTGCCCGAGGACGATCGCCTCGTCGTCGATCACCTCGGTGATCCCCGCGACGGCATCACGCACGTCGCTATCCGCTTCGGCTACCTGGAAACCCCGGACGTCCCGCGGGCTTTGGCCCCGCTCACCACCGAGCAGACCGAGGGGGGCATCGACCTGTCCGACGCGACGTATTTCCTGTCCAAGATCGAACTGCAGACCGGTCGAACGCCCGGTCTCGCGATGTGGCGCAAGCGGCTGTTCATCGCCACCTCGCACATCACCGCGGACGCCGCGGAACACTTCGGCCTACCGCGCAACCAGACCGTGCTGCTCGGCGAACACGTCGAGGTATGA
- a CDS encoding HAMP domain-containing sensor histidine kinase, with protein sequence MTFGAGALLIAGTLAISTFLFSRAYLYHQREQTAVRQASLDAVYVSDQLDSADADIPAILTEAGPPGSGSGSGSILIERAGEWYSSQLGVGSEVIPAALSRRVQSGHPARITVNRTGLPTVIVGIPLHRPDADFYRVVPLRELKETIRILQIVLATGAIVAAAGGIALGSWASRRVVQPLNLVAATAAQVAGGLLDTRLPPTNDPDLATIVGSFNAMVDTLRRRIERDSRFAADVAHELRSPLTTLVAAVDVMERRREELPDRSRLALDLVTAELDRFQQLMDSLLTLARTEAGLEDRLQPVAVVELIVRALGRAGLPAGVLSVDGDSMVDGDKDLLERAFFNLIDNAQRHGHGLTAVRVEQSTGDVLVLIDDHGPGVPATERERIFERFATNRTARGSSSGTGLGLAIVAESVEAHGGSVWCTEHDGPGARFVVRLPAARTEAE encoded by the coding sequence ATGACGTTCGGTGCCGGCGCGCTGCTGATCGCGGGCACGCTGGCCATCTCGACGTTCCTCTTCTCCCGGGCGTACCTGTACCACCAGCGGGAGCAGACCGCGGTGCGGCAGGCCTCGTTGGATGCCGTCTACGTCTCCGACCAACTGGACAGCGCCGACGCGGATATCCCGGCGATCCTCACCGAGGCCGGGCCTCCCGGGTCCGGCTCCGGGTCCGGGTCGATCCTCATCGAGCGCGCCGGTGAGTGGTACTCCTCCCAACTCGGCGTCGGTTCGGAGGTGATCCCCGCGGCGCTGAGCCGCCGGGTGCAGTCCGGGCACCCGGCCCGGATCACCGTCAACCGCACCGGGCTGCCCACGGTTATCGTCGGCATCCCGCTGCACCGACCGGACGCCGACTTCTACCGGGTGGTGCCGCTGCGCGAGTTGAAGGAGACCATTCGGATCCTGCAGATCGTGCTGGCCACCGGCGCGATCGTGGCTGCGGCGGGTGGCATCGCGTTGGGCAGCTGGGCCAGCCGACGGGTGGTGCAACCGCTGAACCTGGTGGCCGCCACCGCGGCCCAGGTGGCCGGGGGCCTGTTGGACACCCGGCTGCCGCCGACCAACGACCCGGATTTGGCCACCATCGTCGGGTCGTTCAACGCGATGGTGGACACCCTGCGTCGGCGCATCGAGCGGGACAGCCGGTTCGCCGCCGACGTGGCACACGAACTGCGCTCCCCGCTGACCACGTTGGTCGCCGCGGTGGACGTGATGGAACGTCGCCGCGAGGAGTTGCCGGATCGCTCCCGGCTGGCCCTGGACCTGGTCACCGCCGAACTGGACCGTTTCCAGCAACTGATGGACAGCCTGCTCACCCTGGCCCGCACCGAAGCCGGGCTGGAGGACCGCCTGCAGCCGGTGGCCGTGGTGGAGCTGATCGTTCGCGCATTGGGCCGCGCCGGGCTGCCCGCCGGGGTGTTGAGCGTGGACGGCGACTCGATGGTGGACGGTGACAAGGATCTGCTGGAGCGGGCCTTCTTCAACCTGATCGACAACGCGCAGCGGCATGGCCACGGGCTGACCGCGGTCCGCGTCGAGCAATCCACCGGCGACGTGCTGGTGCTCATCGACGACCACGGGCCGGGGGTACCGGCGACCGAACGCGAGCGGATCTTCGAGCGGTTCGCGACCAACCGGACCGCCCGCGGCTCCTCCTCGGGCACCGGGCTGGGGTTGGCCATCGTCGCCGAATCGGTGGAGGCGCACGGTGGATCGGTGTGGTGCACCGAGCACGACGGGCCCGGGGCGCGGTTCGTGGTCCGGTTACCGGCCGCTCGGACGGAGGCTGAGTGA
- a CDS encoding peptidoglycan bridge formation glycyltransferase FemA/FemB family protein: MSWQVRQISREEHLAFISARPAVSFLQCPAWGAVKNEWRSESIGWCDPDGKIVGAGLVLYRQIPKVKRFLAYLPEGPALDWSAVSSLTDLRGLMDPMLAHLRRRKAFGVRMGPMVVTRRWSAETIKAAVAGGAATKLGDLTPDLVDPDATRIGEMLTSLGWMPPSGAAGFTAGQPQYVFQVPLAGRTLDEVSAGFNQLWRRNIKKAEKSGVTVEVGAPADLPEFHQLYEITAVRDHFTPRPLGYFQTMMDTLGGEDPERFRLYLARHSGELLAATIWIRVGTHAWYSYGASADHKRELRPSNAIQWRMLSDAHAAGATVYDLRGITDTLDPNDHLFGLIQFKLGTGGQAVEYLGEWDYPLNPLLHKAFQLYLARRG; this comes from the coding sequence ATGTCCTGGCAGGTCCGGCAAATCAGCCGGGAAGAGCACCTCGCTTTCATCAGCGCCCGACCCGCGGTGAGCTTTCTGCAGTGCCCGGCCTGGGGTGCGGTGAAGAATGAATGGCGATCGGAGTCGATCGGGTGGTGCGACCCCGACGGCAAAATCGTCGGCGCCGGTTTGGTGCTCTACCGCCAGATCCCCAAGGTCAAACGCTTCCTGGCCTACCTGCCCGAGGGCCCGGCGCTGGACTGGTCGGCTGTCTCCTCGCTCACCGATCTGCGCGGATTGATGGACCCGATGTTGGCCCACCTGCGCCGGCGTAAGGCGTTCGGCGTGCGGATGGGCCCGATGGTGGTCACCCGGCGCTGGTCCGCGGAGACCATCAAGGCCGCCGTGGCGGGCGGCGCGGCAACCAAGCTCGGTGACCTGACCCCGGACCTGGTGGACCCCGACGCCACCCGCATCGGCGAGATGCTGACCTCGCTGGGCTGGATGCCACCGTCGGGGGCGGCCGGTTTCACCGCGGGTCAGCCGCAATACGTGTTCCAGGTACCGCTGGCCGGGCGCACGTTGGACGAGGTCTCGGCGGGGTTCAACCAGCTGTGGCGGCGCAACATCAAGAAGGCGGAGAAGTCGGGGGTCACCGTCGAGGTGGGCGCCCCGGCCGACCTGCCGGAGTTCCACCAGCTCTACGAAATCACCGCTGTTCGCGACCATTTCACCCCGCGGCCGCTCGGCTACTTCCAGACCATGATGGACACCCTCGGCGGCGAGGACCCGGAACGCTTCCGCCTGTACCTGGCCCGGCACTCCGGCGAGCTATTGGCCGCCACCATCTGGATCCGGGTGGGCACCCACGCCTGGTACTCCTACGGCGCGTCGGCCGACCACAAGCGAGAATTGCGTCCGTCCAACGCCATTCAGTGGCGCATGCTGTCCGACGCGCATGCCGCCGGGGCCACGGTCTACGACCTGCGCGGCATCACCGACACCCTCGACCCGAACGACCACCTGTTCGGGCTGATCCAGTTCAAGCTCGGCACCGGCGGGCAGGCGGTGGAATACCTCGGCGAGTGGGACTACCCGCTCAATCCGCTGTTGCACAAGGCCTTCCAGCTCTACCTGGCCCGGCGCGGCTGA
- a CDS encoding response regulator transcription factor gives MQAGRLLIVEDDDRIRAAMRLALEDEGYEVSEADRAESALQQMRRVAPDVMIVDLMLGEVDGFTCIREVRRFSDVPIIIVSARLDTHDIVAGLEAGADDYVTKPFQIKEISARLRALRRRAAAATANTDRATTPDLVLDSSRALVLAPAAGILRLGVTEIALTLTEFQLLNELAANPGVVLSRGILLERVWEHGFYGDERLVDAHIRRLRTKIERDPGNPELVVTVRGMGYRLDRQ, from the coding sequence GTGCAGGCGGGCCGATTGTTGATCGTCGAGGACGACGACCGGATCCGCGCGGCGATGCGACTGGCCCTGGAGGACGAGGGTTACGAGGTCAGCGAGGCCGATCGGGCCGAGTCGGCACTGCAGCAGATGCGTCGCGTGGCGCCGGACGTGATGATCGTCGATCTGATGCTCGGGGAGGTGGACGGCTTCACCTGCATTCGCGAGGTACGCCGGTTCAGCGATGTACCGATCATCATCGTCAGCGCCCGACTGGACACGCACGACATCGTGGCCGGCCTGGAGGCCGGCGCGGACGACTACGTCACCAAACCCTTCCAGATCAAGGAGATCAGCGCCCGGCTGCGCGCGCTGCGCCGCCGGGCCGCGGCGGCGACGGCGAACACCGATCGCGCCACCACCCCGGACCTGGTCCTCGACTCCAGCCGGGCGCTGGTGCTCGCCCCGGCCGCAGGCATCCTGCGGCTCGGCGTCACCGAGATCGCACTCACCCTCACCGAGTTTCAGTTGCTCAACGAGCTCGCGGCCAACCCGGGGGTGGTGCTCAGCCGCGGCATTCTGCTGGAACGCGTGTGGGAGCACGGGTTCTACGGCGACGAGCGCCTTGTCGACGCACACATCCGGCGGCTGCGCACCAAGATCGAGCGGGATCCGGGCAACCCCGAGCTCGTGGTCACGGTCCGTGGCATGGGGTATCGCCTCGACCGGCAATGA